A window of the Polypterus senegalus isolate Bchr_013 chromosome 4, ASM1683550v1, whole genome shotgun sequence genome harbors these coding sequences:
- the LOC120528958 gene encoding E3 ubiquitin/ISG15 ligase TRIM25-like — translation MAEAQLCGLQDEFTCSVCLDTLTDPVSIPCGHNFCLKCLTDYWDQSQVCSCPQCRHTFMLRPALNRNTLLNEVIKKLKKTTLSSPPPQNYAGPGDVECDFCTGKKFRAVKSCLTCPASYCQTHLQPHYEGDALKHHKLVDPDRNLKEKLCEKHQKSLEIFCKTDDSCICMMCVVTGHNGHKMVELEMEREEKQKQLGATLSDIKRKLEEREKTLKETRRGMDVMKMSVVREVEENEKSFTALIRCIEEANRKLTERIKEQEKRETEKTEGVMEQLEKEIEDLKRREGELKELLETKDHLHFLQVRATLHREFDQTGMCGTGEHLEKNFKDLVQHDKNRPFSSAQISTHVSRYITQLVMKMMMMVMKNQRLLGFPHKSNI, via the exons atggctgaagcccagctgtgTGGATtacaggacgagttcacctgctcggtgtgtctggacaccctgactgaccctgTCTCAATCCCCTGTGGTCATAATTTCTGCCTAAAGTGCCTCACGGACtactgggatcagagccaagtgtgcagctgtcctcagtgcagacacaCCTTCATGTTAAGGCCTGCGCTGAAcagaaacactctgctgaatgaagtcatcaagaaattaaaaaagacgacacTCAGTTCTCCTCCTCCTCAGAATTATGCTGGCCCTGGAGacgtggagtgtgacttctgtactggtAAGAAGTTCAGAGCGGTGAAGTCCTGTCTCACTTGCCcggcctcctactgtcagactcacttgcagcctcactatgaaggagacgccctgaagcaccacaagctggttgatcctgatagaaatctgaaggagaaactatgtgagaaacatcagaaaagtctggagatattctgtaaaactgatgattcctgtatctgcatgatgtgtgtgGTGACTGGACATAATGGGCATAAAATGGTCGAGCTGGAgatggaaagagaagaaaagcag aaacaactGGGGGCgacactgagtgacatcaagaggaaacttgaggagagagagaagacattGAAGGAGACGAGGAGGGGGATGGACgtgatgaag ATGTCTGTGGTAAGAGaggtggaagaaaatgagaagagcttcactgctctGATACGGTGCATTGAGGAAGCCAACAGAAAACTGACTGAGAGGatcaaagaacaagaaaagagagaaacggAGAAGActgaaggagtcatggagcaactggagaaggagattgaggacctgaagaggagagaaggtgagctgaaggagcttttagagaccaaggaccatctccacttcctaCAGGTGAGAGCGACACTTCACAGGGAGTTTGATCAGACTGGGATGTGTGGGACTGGAGAACATTTAGAGAAAAATTTCAAAGATCTTGtacaacatgacaagaacaggccattcagctcagcaCAGATC TCCACACATGTTAGTCGCTACATAACTCAGCttgtgatgaagatgatgatgatggtgatgaagaaTCAAAGGCTCCTAGGATTTCCTCATAAGTCAAACATATGA